One Xylocopa sonorina isolate GNS202 unplaced genomic scaffold, iyXylSono1_principal scaffold0044, whole genome shotgun sequence genomic region harbors:
- the LOC143432167 gene encoding uncharacterized protein LOC143432167 → MTINTWSPQLPESAQVHILDKDLQPVNCRTLVDTGATTNFITEDLVKRLGIPTKGCHVPVGALNQLSTVARHTATATIRSKFNSYERTLTFLTIPKISSLIPDQPIDRSLISIPKNIKLADPEFHRPAPIDILLGSGTTLSLITVGQINLSTPTEPNLYLQKTMFGWVIGGSAPTTLPIHDISCHTTNALQFDLTRFEVEEGPQDVRHLSNSDHLCETHFKEHVTRNAEGRYIVALPFNEKQARLGESKVRALRRLESLERKLQRNPTLKQEYHAVIQEYLQLGHMTQISQNEEEHNGYYLPHHGVTKVTSETTKLRVVFDGSAETSTGVSLNDALHTGPKIQDDLLYILLRFRVHQYVITGDIEKMYRQFLIRKEDRKYQRILWRDDTGRVQTYELQTVTFGLSAAPYLAIRCLTQLAQDEGHRFPLAATALLRDFYVDDALTGAPTLEGANDKTLLDGLPEQSINKRLHLGESSTLKTLGIVWNSSADTISYEVQPRPNALRVTKRFITSEIAKIYDPLGLLGPVIILAKMLLQKIWTIKIDWDESLPMDLHTEWNQYYKQLPLLNKLVFQRRTVSRSPTTIEIHGFCDASEKAYGACLYVRTIDEYGHIHVQLLVAKSRVAPLKTQSIPRLELCGALLLTSLLTTTKEALHVKIHRTFMWTDSTIVLHWIRTSPHLLKTFVANRVSEIQSRTDTADWRHISTSENPADLISRGQQPQEFIQPSIWQFGPTWLSREESSWPKEQLEPCVIIPEQKTATCLNLSTIDANILDKFSSWHKMQRVAARCLRWKRNNQEKGGLTADELARAHDALIKLLQRTHFRTELHKLKNNQRDVGGKFQRLAIFLDKDGILRVGGRLRHSPIPFSQRHPILLPKAHVTTLIIQAEHHTHLHAGVQNTLYAVRRRYWPIDGRSQVWKALRNCIPCIRARPPAVNYTMGDLPEARVTESRPFTHVGIDYCGPFFIKERKHRSRNQHKAYVAVFVCLAVKAVHLELVSDLTSEGFIAALKRFIARRGLCKAIYSDNGRNFVGADNELQELIKSNDYNQQLGNFLENRAIKWNFIPPRTPHFGGLWEAAVKSFKHHLTRVAGTEPFTFENFNTLIIEIEAVLNSRPLTPISSDPNDLIVLTPGHFLIGESLTSLRERNFVDVPTNRLSAWQHIQKLKQHFWKRWHLEYLNELTKRSKWKNGTHSIKEGTIVLLREDNVPPMQWILGRVLKAHPGSDGVVRVVTVKTATSVLNRSVKGLAPLLYQPGEEDDLATSVSTREAC, encoded by the exons ATGACAATCAATACCTGGAGCCCCCAATTACCAGAGTCGG CACAGGTCCACATTCTCGACAAGGATCTTCAACCCGTCAATTGCCGGACCTTAGTCGACACAGGTGCCACCACCAACTTCATAACAGAGGACCTAGTAAAACGGCTAGGCATCCCAACGAAGGGTTGCCACGTGCCAGTGGGGGCTCTCAACCAATTGTCTACGGTGGCCAGACACACCGCCACAGCGACCATCCGATCCAAATTCAATAGCTACGAACGGACGTTAACATTTTTGACAATACCTAAAATATCATCATTAATTCCGGACCAACCCATCGACCGATCATTAATAAGTATTCCAAAGAACATCAAATTAGCAGACCCAGAATTCCATCGACCAGCACCGATCGACATATTACTAGGATCTGGAACCACCTTGTCACTCATCACCGTCGGACAAATCAATCTGTCCACTCCCACCGAACCCAACCTATACTTGCAAAAAACGATGTTCGGTTGGGTCATCGGGGGGAGCGCGCCAACCACATTACCGATACACGACATTTCATGCCACACAACTAACGCGCTCCAGTTCGACCTGACACGATTTGAAGTCGAAGAAGGTCCTCAAGATGTTCGACACCTTTCGAATTCCGACCATTTATGCGAAACGCACTTCAAAGAACACGTCACACGCAACGCTGAAGGCCGATACATCGTCGCACTCCCTTTTAATGAAAAACAAGCACGTTTAGGAGAATCAAAGGTAAGGGCTCTACGACGACTAgaatcgctcgaacgaaaattgcaACGCAATCCCACGTTAAAACAAGAATATCACGCAGTCATACAGGAGTATCTCCAACTTGGACACATGACCCAAATCTCACAGAATGAAGAGGAACACAATGGGTATTACCTGCCGCATCATGGGGTGACCAAAGTCACGAGCGAGACTACGAAGCTTCGAGTGGTATTCGATGGCTCCGCAGAAACAAGCACCGGCGTTTCATTAAATGACGCTCTTCACACCGGACCGAAGATTCAAGACgacctattatacattttactccGATTCCGCGTCCATCAGTACGTAATAACCGGTGACATTGAAAAAATGTACCGACAATTCCTCATCCGCAAAGAAGATAGAAAATACCAACGCATTTTGTGGCGTGATGATACCGGTCGAGTTCAAACCTATGAGTTACAAACAGTGACGTTTGGACTATCCGCCGCACCATACCTGGcaatccgctgcctcactcaacTCGCGCAAGACGAAGGGCATCGCTTTCCTCTCGCGGCCACAGCCTTACTCCGAGATTTCTATGTAGACGACGCATTAACCGGAGCTCCAACTCTAGAGGGGG CCAACGACAAGACCTTACTGGATGGATTGCCAGAACAATCTATCAACAAACGACTGCATCTCGGAGAATCATCGACGTTAAAAACTCTAGGAATCGTCTGGAACTCTTCTGCCGACACCATCTCCTACGAGGTCCAACCGCGACCCAATGCTTTAAGAGTCACCAAACGATTCATCACGTCAGAAATCGCTAAAATTTACGACCCATTGGGACTCCTGGGACCAGTTATAATTCTCGCCAAAATGCTGTTGCAGAAGATTTGGACAATTAAGATtgactgggacgaatcgcttccCATGGATCTTCACACGGAGTGGAACCAATACTATAAACAACTTCCGTTACTCAACAAACTCGTTTTCCAGCGGCGAACAGTCTCGCGGTCACCAACAACCATAGAAATACACGGATTCTGCGACGCAAGCGAAAAGGCTTATGGAGCATGTCTCTACGTGCGCACGATAGACGAGTACGGTCACATACACGTACAGCTTCTCGTAGCAAAATCAAGGGTGGCACCGTTAAAAACACAATCTATACCACGACTTGAATTGTGCGGAGCTCTACTTTTAACATCCTTACTGACAACGACGAAAGAGGCACTGCATGTTAAAATTCATCGTACCTTCATGTGGACAGATTCTACGATCGTATTACATTGGATACGAACCTCTCCGCATCTTCTCAAAACATTTGTCGCCAATAGAGTATCCGAGATCCAGTCTAGAACAGATACTGCTGACTGGAGACATATCTCAACCTCCGAAAACCCAGCGGATCTGATTTCACGAGGACAACAACCGCAAGAATTCATTCAACCATCTATTTGGCAATTTGGACCAACATGGTTGAGTCGAGAAGAATCCTCGTGGCCAAAGGAACAACTCGAACCTTGCGTTATCATACCGGAACAAAAGACAGCAACCTGTCTGAATCTATCCACGATCGACGCCAATATCCTCGACAAATTTTCCTCTTGGCACAAGATGCAACGCGTCGCTGCACGCTGCCTTCGGTGGAAAAGGAACAATCAGGAAAAGGGGGGCCTCACGGCGGACGAACTCGCCAGGGCCCACGACGCACTCATCAAGCTCCTCCAACGAACTCATTTCAGAACGGAACTACACAAACTGAAAAATAATCAGCGAGACGTGGGAGGTAAATTCCAACGTTTGGCCATTTTTCTCGACAAGGATGGGATTCTCCGAGTCGGGGGCCGATTAAGACATTCGCCGATACCATTTTCGCAACGACACCCCATACTTCTTCCCAAGGCACATGTAACCACCTTGATTATTCAAGCTGAACATCACACTCATTTACACGCCGGTGTCCAGAACACGTTGTATGCCGTGAGGCGCCGGTATTGGCCGATCGACGGGCGAAGCCAGGTGTGGAAGGCCTTAAGGAACTGCATCCCTTGTATTCGAGCACGACCACCAGCAGTGAACTACACTATGGGAGATCTACCCGAAGCCAGAGTCACGGAATCACGGCCCTTTACGCACGTCGGCATCGACTATTGCGGTCCGTTCTTTATCAAAGAGCGGAAACATCGAAGCCGCAATCAACACAAGGCTTATGTTGCGGTCTTCGTATGTCTCGCGGTTAAAGCCGTTCACTTGGAGCTGGTGAGTGATCTCACAAGTGAAGGCTTCATCGCCGCACTTAAACGATTTATCGCGCGACGGGGACTATGCAAAGCAATATACTCCGACAACGGAAGGAATTTCGTCGGGGCAGATAACGAGTTGCAAGAACTTATCAAATCCAACGATTACAACCAGCAGCTGGGaaattttctagaaaatagagcAATCAAATGGAACTTTATTCCTCCACGCACTCCGCATTTCGGAGGCTTATGGGAAGCTGCAGTGAAATCGTTCAAGCACCATTTAACACGCGTCGCGGGTACTGAGCCGTTCACATTCGAAAACTTTAACACATTAATAATAGAAATTGAGGCGGTTCTCAATTCCCGCCCACTAACACCTATCTCATCAGACCCTAATGATCTGATCGTTTTAACTCCTGGACATTTCCTCATTGGCGAATCACTTACGAGCTTACGAGAGCGAAATTTCGTGGATGTTCCCACGAATCGTTTGTCAGCGTGGCAACATATACAAAAATTGAAACAACATTTTTGGAAACGCTGGCACCTCGAGTACCTAAACGAGCTAACCAAACGAAGCAAGTGGAAGAACGGGACCCACTCAATCAAGGAGGGCACTATCGTGCTCCTCAGGGAGGATAACGTTCCTCCGATGCAGTGGATCTTGGGCAGGGTGCTCAAGGCTCATCCCGGTTCCGACGGTGTCGTTCGCGTTGTGACGGTAAAAACTGCCACGAGTGTGCTCAATCGGAGTGTGAAGGGACTCGCACCTCTATTATATCAACCAGGCGAGGAGGATGACCTGGCGACATCAGTCTCCACCAGGGAAGCCTGTTAA